In the genome of Nocardia sp. NBC_00416, one region contains:
- a CDS encoding PPE domain-containing protein: MPFVEYGASPPRVNWTILHSGQGAVPLVNTSAAYRGVESALAAAASSTDGSLSELAAAWPGGLGSESAQSAFRNHNEWVRGQTMIAEGLAKLADAGAELHTTVLGLMPSLPLITLVETNLVEAVAEFIGSTGGPTQIVAGAKLAIALGAYMDVWDQAALSMAYYEVGAVAIVSEMAGVPIVPPPAIVVPTGGGFAPSLDPSGPLRDLAENGPNSQLLSDHPAQPTGDGTQSGGDSGGSDSGGGDSGGDGGGSDPSGGDSSGMDPSQTLPEQATPDIGSSPADGYSGTDGPSSLTDQLLGAPQSSTLAGLNGGVGSLVALGMMRGGIGSMPGAATGFRMPAGWAPGTGTPFGATSGAPSGAPVRNAPRRVSAPTARMRRRRKEEEERTGKVFTPGEQFEVPVLERPPAIGVIEYQDDELDEELLVDSSLVGVLDRLDDEAEQDNGERSR, translated from the coding sequence ATGCCGTTCGTCGAGTATGGGGCCAGCCCTCCGCGGGTGAACTGGACGATCCTGCACAGCGGGCAGGGTGCCGTGCCGCTGGTCAATACGTCGGCCGCTTACCGGGGTGTGGAGTCCGCCTTGGCTGCCGCGGCGTCCAGCACGGACGGCTCGCTGTCCGAGCTCGCCGCCGCGTGGCCGGGGGGTCTGGGTTCGGAAAGTGCGCAATCGGCCTTCCGCAATCACAACGAGTGGGTGCGCGGCCAGACGATGATCGCCGAAGGTCTGGCGAAATTGGCCGACGCGGGTGCGGAACTGCACACGACCGTTCTCGGCCTGATGCCCTCGCTGCCGCTGATCACGCTGGTCGAAACAAATCTCGTGGAGGCTGTCGCGGAATTCATCGGGTCGACCGGAGGCCCGACGCAGATCGTGGCGGGTGCGAAGCTCGCAATAGCCCTCGGGGCGTATATGGACGTGTGGGACCAAGCCGCATTGTCGATGGCGTACTACGAGGTCGGCGCGGTCGCCATCGTAAGTGAGATGGCCGGTGTGCCGATCGTGCCGCCGCCGGCGATCGTCGTACCCACCGGTGGGGGTTTCGCGCCGAGCCTCGATCCCTCCGGGCCGCTGCGGGATCTGGCGGAGAACGGTCCCAACAGCCAACTGCTGTCCGACCACCCTGCCCAACCCACGGGAGACGGCACCCAATCGGGTGGTGACAGCGGCGGTTCGGACTCGGGTGGCGGCGACTCGGGTGGCGATGGCGGCGGTTCGGACCCGAGCGGCGGGGACTCGAGTGGTATGGATCCGTCGCAGACACTGCCCGAGCAGGCTACCCCCGATATCGGGTCGTCTCCCGCGGATGGTTATTCGGGTACGGACGGGCCTTCTTCCTTGACCGACCAGTTGCTCGGCGCCCCGCAGTCCTCCACCCTCGCGGGTCTCAACGGCGGTGTGGGCAGTCTCGTAGCTCTCGGGATGATGCGCGGTGGCATCGGCTCGATGCCCGGCGCCGCCACAGGTTTCCGGATGCCCGCTGGTTGGGCGCCGGGTACCGGTACCCCGTTCGGTGCTACCTCCGGTGCGCCCAGCGGTGCGCCGGTGCGCAACGCGCCCCGGCGGGTGTCGGCGCCGACCGCGCGGATGCGGCGGCGCAGGAAGGAGGAGGAAGAGCGGACCGGCAAGGTCTTCACTCCCGGCGAGCAGTTCGAGGTGCCCGTGCTCGAGCGGCCTCCGGCGATCGGGGTCATCGAGTACCAGGACGACGAACTCGACGAGGAACTGCTGGTCGACTCCTCACTCGTGGGAGTACTCGATCGCCTCGACGACGAGGCGGAACAAGACAATGGAGAGCGTTCCCGGTGA
- a CDS encoding WXG100 family type VII secretion target — protein sequence MAGADATPGVYNAGEAFHQGDTLGAGLGGGAITQASEDTLKAAATKMAGPLGTLEGHLQALATSQQDLSAALKGTTGNAVQNSFGNAYETGKKVAEFLQSIMNTIQASGVSFGDLDLEGAARFGADGTGDFGEATGNWNNGAVENVGQRDMSKVTLNF from the coding sequence ATGGCTGGTGCTGACGCAACACCCGGCGTCTACAACGCGGGCGAGGCTTTCCATCAGGGCGATACCCTGGGCGCCGGCCTGGGTGGCGGTGCCATCACCCAGGCCAGCGAAGACACCCTGAAAGCGGCGGCCACGAAAATGGCGGGTCCGCTGGGTACGCTCGAGGGGCATCTGCAGGCTCTCGCCACTTCGCAGCAGGATTTGAGCGCCGCACTGAAAGGGACGACCGGTAACGCGGTCCAGAACTCTTTCGGTAACGCCTATGAGACCGGCAAGAAAGTTGCCGAATTCCTGCAGTCCATCATGAACACCATCCAGGCCAGCGGCGTGAGCTTCGGTGATCTCGATCTCGAGGGCGCCGCACGCTTCGGTGCGGATGGCACGGGCGACTTCGGCGAGGCCACCGGTAACTGGAACAACGGCGCCGTGGAAAACGTCGGTCAGCGGGATATGAGCAAGGTTACGCTCAACTTCTGA
- a CDS encoding WXG100 family type VII secretion target: protein MTNPIFANYEQIYDTTARVKAVLSGMTDNIADLRTMKQQLLDEFKGSGAGGFQTVADELEKRLDSYEASLTGLNGKVIEVATKGGRFDVEDGNIANKFMGLV from the coding sequence GTGACCAATCCGATTTTTGCCAATTACGAGCAGATCTACGATACAACCGCGCGAGTCAAGGCAGTGCTGAGCGGCATGACCGACAACATAGCCGACCTGCGAACGATGAAACAGCAACTGCTGGACGAGTTCAAGGGCTCCGGTGCCGGCGGCTTCCAGACCGTCGCGGATGAGCTCGAGAAGCGCCTGGACTCCTACGAGGCCAGCCTCACCGGTCTCAATGGCAAGGTGATCGAGGTGGCGACCAAGGGCGGCAGGTTCGACGTAGAGGATGGAAATATCGCCAACAAGTTCATGGGTCTCGTCTGA
- a CDS encoding ESX secretion-associated protein EspG: MADTDPVSIDLNVDAALVLRDMVGIDTYPAVLAIRPNIHRIEDRNRVWEVVREELTEAGIISGDEVHPVVADWLRRLARPDTELMVQILDNGGDGQKLGILRMSLVRTGGTHVLAVRHDDHVIIQSVFHEGTQLNTLAAVVKSALGDYPVLSFDSVTFPAAELEEVPSSPDERRSALRELGAVPHTANVLTRAMSEVVRRAEVIMIEHRDGGSAIPDLKACMNVVDTLSGRLVVTPSTALDGQTWSTFRPGDDLALQSGINALVEMLPGRSWFDTARTG; this comes from the coding sequence ATGGCGGATACCGATCCGGTTTCCATCGATTTGAATGTCGATGCCGCCCTTGTCCTTCGGGACATGGTCGGCATCGACACTTATCCTGCGGTTCTGGCGATCCGGCCGAATATCCACCGGATCGAGGACCGGAACCGGGTGTGGGAGGTCGTACGGGAAGAACTCACCGAGGCGGGGATCATCTCCGGTGACGAGGTCCATCCCGTAGTGGCCGATTGGCTCCGGCGCCTAGCCCGGCCGGATACCGAACTGATGGTCCAGATCCTCGACAACGGCGGCGACGGGCAGAAGCTCGGGATATTGCGTATGTCGTTGGTGCGTACCGGCGGGACACATGTGCTGGCCGTGCGTCATGACGACCACGTGATCATTCAGTCGGTGTTCCACGAAGGTACACAATTGAATACGCTGGCGGCGGTCGTGAAATCGGCGCTCGGCGACTATCCGGTGCTGAGTTTCGACTCGGTCACTTTTCCGGCCGCGGAGTTGGAGGAGGTCCCGTCGAGCCCGGATGAACGGCGGTCGGCGCTTCGGGAGCTCGGCGCGGTGCCCCATACCGCGAATGTGCTCACCCGGGCGATGTCGGAGGTCGTCCGCCGAGCCGAGGTGATCATGATCGAACACCGCGACGGCGGCTCCGCCATCCCTGATCTGAAAGCCTGCATGAATGTGGTGGACACGCTCTCGGGCCGGTTGGTGGTGACGCCGAGCACGGCGCTGGACGGGCAGACCTGGTCGACCTTCCGGCCCGGTGACGACCTCGCCCTGCAGAGTGGTATCAACGCTCTGGTGGAGATGTTGCCCGGACGCAGCTGGTTCGATACCGCACGCACCGGTTGA
- a CDS encoding AAA family ATPase, producing the protein MNRASITNGDASAALAKGGYDAYFAQLDDRPGGSEVASPPPDTSGAQPGEVTPPTAATVSSGPTATPEPPPDQVRPVAAPDPAPPSATGPSSISSTPSAVSAPPPQSFTELRAPGAPVDEDLADLRQRAATAHQQAAEQERQAIARRQQQNPQGQPASSPVGAPAPAEPAAAGTEGWAAPPESAAAPPAESGPAAGYSAAPGYAGPAQYSGYGSTSPAQPAADASRVPDRIHRPAYGSAGRIEVLPPALASAELLAEIAAVRQAHLRSSKGMRGALNKVGFNLGLSPIEQAAENRRTRIRRQLTAPYQIAVVSVKGGVGRTTTAAGLGSTFAKLRPDRVVAIDANPDFGDLSSRTSRHQFGLTLRDLAQAGGRLDSFSSVHSYTAVNTSDLAVVASPWSTDASEALSGSEYQAGVETLRRHYNLLVVDCGTGVLDSSTDTVLRTSDAVVVVTPATVGGVTGAVATLNWLSSHGFDHLIATSVVAIVRQHPAKPTVDIEAIEKLFASAQRPTIQVPFDPHLAEGGEIDLRMLEKETVLAFEEMAAGLADDFPGYVAEPSGGDHGGMR; encoded by the coding sequence ATGAACCGGGCATCGATAACCAACGGCGACGCCTCGGCGGCGCTCGCCAAAGGCGGCTACGACGCCTATTTCGCACAGCTCGACGATCGTCCTGGAGGCAGCGAGGTGGCCTCGCCCCCGCCCGATACATCTGGTGCCCAGCCCGGCGAGGTGACGCCGCCGACGGCCGCTACGGTGTCGTCCGGCCCCACGGCCACACCGGAACCGCCTCCCGATCAGGTGCGTCCGGTAGCCGCGCCGGATCCGGCTCCGCCTTCCGCCACCGGTCCCTCGTCCATCAGCAGTACGCCGTCGGCGGTCTCCGCGCCGCCCCCACAATCCTTCACCGAGCTGCGGGCGCCCGGCGCGCCCGTGGACGAAGACCTGGCCGATCTGCGGCAGCGCGCGGCGACCGCGCACCAGCAGGCAGCCGAACAGGAGCGGCAGGCCATAGCGCGCAGACAGCAGCAGAATCCGCAGGGGCAGCCCGCGTCGTCGCCCGTCGGCGCGCCGGCGCCGGCGGAACCGGCCGCTGCCGGAACCGAGGGATGGGCAGCGCCTCCGGAGAGTGCGGCCGCCCCACCGGCGGAATCGGGCCCGGCCGCCGGCTACTCGGCGGCTCCCGGTTACGCCGGGCCCGCCCAGTACTCCGGCTATGGGTCCACCTCGCCGGCTCAACCCGCCGCCGATGCCTCGCGTGTCCCTGACCGGATCCACCGTCCGGCCTACGGATCGGCCGGACGCATCGAGGTGCTGCCGCCCGCGCTGGCTTCGGCGGAGCTGCTCGCCGAGATCGCCGCCGTACGACAAGCGCATCTGCGCTCGTCCAAAGGGATGCGCGGGGCGCTCAACAAGGTCGGGTTCAACCTGGGCCTCTCACCGATCGAGCAGGCCGCCGAGAACCGGCGCACCAGGATCCGCCGCCAGCTCACCGCCCCCTACCAGATCGCGGTGGTGAGTGTGAAGGGCGGCGTCGGCCGCACCACGACCGCCGCCGGTCTCGGCTCGACCTTCGCGAAGCTGCGCCCGGACCGCGTCGTCGCCATCGACGCCAACCCTGATTTCGGTGACCTGTCGAGCCGTACCAGTCGGCACCAGTTCGGTCTCACCCTGCGCGACCTCGCCCAGGCCGGGGGCCGGCTGGATTCGTTCTCGTCGGTCCACTCCTACACCGCGGTCAATACCTCGGATCTCGCGGTGGTGGCCTCCCCGTGGAGCACCGACGCGTCCGAGGCGCTGTCGGGAAGCGAATACCAGGCCGGTGTGGAGACGCTGCGCCGCCACTACAACCTGCTGGTCGTCGACTGCGGTACGGGAGTGCTGGATTCGTCGACCGATACAGTGCTGCGCACCAGCGACGCGGTAGTCGTCGTGACCCCCGCAACGGTCGGCGGTGTCACCGGCGCGGTCGCGACACTCAACTGGCTCAGCTCCCACGGGTTCGACCATCTGATCGCCACCTCCGTGGTCGCGATCGTGCGGCAGCATCCGGCCAAGCCGACCGTGGACATCGAGGCCATCGAGAAGCTGTTCGCCTCTGCACAGCGCCCCACCATTCAGGTACCGTTCGATCCGCATCTCGCCGAAGGCGGCGAGATCGATCTGCGGATGCTGGAGAAAGAGACTGTGCTGGCCTTCGAGGAAATGGCGGCCGGACTGGCCGACGACTTTCCCGGCTATGTCGCCGAGCCGTCGGGCGGCGACCACGGGGGAATGCGGTGA
- the eccD gene encoding type VII secretion integral membrane protein EccD: protein MTAVQTAPQPPAGGAAPAEVARARIAVMVATYQVDVVVPTKFTVETFIDDLVAVLANAIGDEEVDFTPPLGQWSLARPGEPPIPRWRSLGDHDIVDGTVLMLAPVESAEVFTPVVEDITDALALINEREFAEFDPDTAAVVGLGVFGIGAVGIAAMLSWAWTQSGSLLWCGLPALLLGVLCWVAAVSLRGRGAARRLTLGAALAAIPLLFAGSAMLVPPAYGEPGPFAPANIVAGAVVCAVAAMAMMRLTGSGIATLMSVAVLGITVTVVVLPLAYFDLVTRQVAGGAVFVGLILLTVAPRIAVVIARIRPPDLPDPGNEVNPATLTDIFDAETHRDVEQDAEIAAAAEETRNAHEAGIESRARLAVTSLRGLVVAVSALLSVSTVICAAVSPSGIREIVMGAAVAGILAMRSRWYPDRVQAIALVIGAVITVLGIAAVEVTAYGSSFSRLTVVVVVAVIAAAAVTAALRLPGKRLTPVTRRITDLIEYALILVVPVIAFWIMGIYTAMRGI from the coding sequence GTGACCGCTGTGCAGACGGCGCCGCAGCCCCCGGCCGGGGGCGCGGCGCCGGCCGAGGTCGCGCGTGCCCGGATCGCGGTAATGGTCGCCACGTACCAGGTGGACGTCGTGGTGCCGACCAAGTTCACCGTGGAAACTTTCATCGACGATCTGGTAGCGGTCCTGGCGAACGCGATCGGCGACGAGGAAGTGGATTTCACCCCGCCGCTCGGCCAGTGGAGCCTGGCCCGCCCCGGCGAGCCGCCGATTCCACGCTGGCGCAGCCTGGGCGACCACGACATCGTCGACGGCACCGTGCTGATGCTGGCTCCGGTGGAGTCGGCCGAGGTCTTCACCCCGGTGGTCGAGGACATCACCGACGCGCTGGCGCTCATCAACGAACGTGAATTCGCCGAATTCGACCCCGATACCGCCGCGGTCGTGGGCCTGGGTGTTTTCGGGATCGGCGCGGTGGGGATCGCCGCGATGCTCTCCTGGGCGTGGACCCAGTCGGGTTCGCTGCTGTGGTGCGGTCTGCCCGCGCTGCTGCTCGGCGTCCTGTGCTGGGTGGCCGCGGTTTCGCTGCGGGGCCGCGGCGCGGCTCGCCGCCTCACGCTGGGCGCCGCGCTGGCCGCGATTCCGCTGCTGTTCGCCGGGAGCGCCATGCTGGTGCCGCCCGCCTACGGCGAACCGGGCCCGTTCGCACCCGCCAATATCGTGGCGGGTGCGGTGGTCTGCGCTGTCGCCGCCATGGCGATGATGCGATTGACGGGTTCTGGTATCGCCACCCTGATGAGTGTCGCGGTGCTGGGAATCACCGTCACCGTGGTGGTGCTGCCGCTGGCCTATTTCGATCTGGTGACCCGGCAGGTCGCCGGCGGCGCGGTGTTCGTCGGACTGATCCTGCTCACCGTGGCCCCCCGGATAGCCGTGGTGATCGCCCGTATCCGGCCGCCGGACCTGCCCGATCCGGGCAACGAGGTGAACCCGGCCACCCTGACCGATATCTTCGACGCCGAGACCCACCGCGATGTGGAACAGGATGCCGAGATCGCCGCCGCCGCGGAGGAGACGCGGAACGCGCACGAGGCGGGCATCGAAAGCCGGGCGCGACTGGCGGTCACCAGCCTGCGCGGTCTCGTGGTGGCCGTCTCCGCGCTGCTGTCGGTGTCGACGGTGATCTGCGCGGCAGTGAGCCCGAGCGGAATTCGCGAGATCGTGATGGGCGCGGCGGTGGCCGGGATCCTGGCCATGCGCTCACGCTGGTATCCGGACCGGGTCCAGGCCATCGCACTGGTCATCGGCGCGGTGATCACCGTGCTCGGGATCGCGGCGGTGGAGGTGACCGCCTACGGGAGTTCCTTCTCCCGACTCACGGTGGTGGTAGTGGTCGCGGTGATCGCCGCGGCTGCGGTGACCGCGGCGCTGCGACTGCCCGGCAAACGGCTGACCCCGGTAACCCGGCGGATCACCGACCTGATCGAGTACGCCCTCATTCTCGTCGTCCCGGTGATCGCGTTCTGGATCATGGGGATCTACACGGCCATGCGAGGGATCTGA